GAACGTCCCGTACACAGCGCAAAATATTTTTCAGGGTGGGTTACTCATTCTCGCCATCGCGTTTACGGCGTTTTCCAACCGCAAACGCCAGGCATAATCAGATTCGCACGGCAGTGCTGGAGGGAGTACGCATGACTTATCAGGCACTTGACGAGCAGACCCTTGTTGAATACATCAGAAAAAATCCGGAATCTGCAAAGTGGTTCCCTTCGGAACAAGCGCTGGAGACGTCAGATTTGGCCGACGGCAACATGAACCTCGTGTTTCGAGTCCGAGCGGCTGCGGCGCCGGACGGGCCGTCCGTGATTGTCAAGCAGGCGCTTCCGTATGCCCGGTCCGTGGGCGAAAGCTTCGGCGTCCCGCTTGACCGAATTCGCATTGAAGCGGGCGCTTTACAGGTTGAGGCAGCGTACTGTCCGGAGTGGGTGCCAAGAATTTATCTGTACGATCCGGACATGCATGCACTCGTCATGGAGGACCTTCATCAACACCTCGTGATGCGCCGCGGCATGATGAAGCAGGTCAAATATCCCCACTGTACTGTGCACTTGGGGACCTTTCTTGCGCGTTCCTTGTTTTATACATCCAATTTGTATCTATCCTCGGAGACCAAAAAGAAAATGGTGTGCGATTTTGCGAACCCGGCACTGTGCAAAGTGACGGAAGACCTGGTGTTCACCCACCCGTTCATGCAGCACCCCGAAAACAGGTACAGCGGAAGTCTCGAGGCGTACGTGCTGGAACTTCAAGCCGATGAAGAGCTGCTCGCAGAGGTTTTCCAACTGCGGGAAAAATTCATGTCGCAATCCCAGGCATTGATTCACGGTGACCTCCACACGGGGTCCATCATGGTGAATCAGGCGGAGACCAAGGTCATCGACCCTGAGTTCGCCTGTTACGGCCCCATCGGATTTGACATTGGGTCATTGGCGGGGA
Above is a genomic segment from Alicyclobacillus cycloheptanicus containing:
- the mtnK gene encoding S-methyl-5-thioribose kinase; this encodes MTYQALDEQTLVEYIRKNPESAKWFPSEQALETSDLADGNMNLVFRVRAAAAPDGPSVIVKQALPYARSVGESFGVPLDRIRIEAGALQVEAAYCPEWVPRIYLYDPDMHALVMEDLHQHLVMRRGMMKQVKYPHCTVHLGTFLARSLFYTSNLYLSSETKKKMVCDFANPALCKVTEDLVFTHPFMQHPENRYSGSLEAYVLELQADEELLAEVFQLREKFMSQSQALIHGDLHTGSIMVNQAETKVIDPEFACYGPIGFDIGSLAGNFALSYISQAHHAPSEASCRDYQAWIVSTLEQIWEVFERTFCSLWDDEAVLWKNERYKTAYLVSLLQDTAGFAGVEMIRRVLGLAHVADLDSIADEQIRAPLERAALTVAVRLIRTRRQLQTIEDLIGCMFD